The following coding sequences are from one Candidatus Bathyarchaeota archaeon window:
- a CDS encoding zinc-ribbon domain-containing protein: MVYCSKCGFKNEDDAEVCAKCGASLQVSRLEKRRVRREKRVEDECFGLPHGGAIVGLLIGIIIILWGLTQLPGLLPSDFEFWPWIIVVFGVLIVAGALYGFTRRR; the protein is encoded by the coding sequence TTGGTTTACTGCTCTAAATGCGGGTTCAAGAACGAGGACGATGCCGAAGTGTGTGCCAAATGTGGAGCGTCTCTTCAGGTATCTCGCCTTGAAAAAAGACGGGTGCGGAGGGAAAAGCGCGTAGAAGATGAGTGTTTCGGCTTGCCACACGGTGGTGCAATTGTAGGTCTTCTCATTGGCATAATAATAATACTTTGGGGGCTTACCCAACTGCCTGGACTACTGCCTTCAGATTTTGAGTTTTGGCCATGGATAATAGTCGTCTTTGGTGTATTGATTGTTGCAGGCGCTTTGTACGGCTTTACCCGCAGACGGTAA
- the arsM gene encoding arsenite methyltransferase → MEEDKIRENVRKGYAKITKGGLCCNATDSCCASSTTYEELGKKMGYTEEELKSIPEGANLGLGCGNPVALASLKEGATVIDLGSGAGVDCFLAAKKVGEKGKVIGVDMTPEMIDKAREYARRDNYKNVEFRLGEIENLPVADNTADVIISNCVINLAPNKRRVFKEAFRALKPEGRLMVSDIVLLKALPEAIKKRAHACSCIKGAIMKDEYIEAIEQAGFQDVKIVKETQYSFEDLVSDPDAKVIVADRNKDTQELKKISELDDEAKELVKDALVSTMSIDVSAVKPLK, encoded by the coding sequence TTGGAAGAAGATAAGATAAGGGAAAATGTGAGGAAAGGATATGCGAAAATAACCAAAGGGGGACTTTGTTGCAATGCCACAGATTCTTGTTGTGCCAGCTCTACTACATACGAAGAATTGGGCAAGAAGATGGGCTACACCGAAGAAGAGTTAAAGTCTATTCCTGAAGGTGCAAATCTTGGTCTTGGATGTGGAAACCCTGTTGCACTAGCATCTCTAAAAGAAGGTGCCACAGTCATTGATCTAGGCTCAGGAGCTGGTGTTGACTGCTTCCTTGCGGCAAAAAAGGTTGGAGAAAAGGGGAAGGTCATCGGTGTTGATATGACGCCTGAAATGATAGATAAGGCAAGAGAATATGCTAGAAGAGACAACTACAAGAATGTTGAGTTTAGACTTGGAGAAATTGAAAATCTGCCTGTTGCGGATAACACTGCTGACGTTATAATCTCAAACTGTGTAATCAACCTTGCGCCAAATAAGAGAAGAGTTTTCAAAGAGGCATTTAGAGCGCTGAAGCCTGAAGGAAGATTAATGGTTTCAGACATTGTCTTGCTAAAAGCACTCCCAGAAGCCATAAAGAAGAGAGCACATGCTTGCAGTTGCATCAAAGGGGCAATTATGAAAGACGAATACATAGAGGCAATAGAGCAAGCAGGCTTTCAAGATGTGAAAATTGTTAAGGAAACACAGTATTCTTTCGAAGATCTTGTCAGTGATCCTGATGCAAAAGTCATCGTTGCTGATCGCAACAAAGATACTCAAGAATTGAAGAAAATTTCTGAACTAGATGATGAAGCAAAAGAACTCGTAAAAGACGCTCTTGTCTCAACCATGAGCATTGACGTTTCAGCTGTAAAACCCTTAAAATGA
- a CDS encoding transporter substrate-binding domain-containing protein: protein METKVVYAVIGIIMLCVGFAGGYLTTRFLLPPTGGTLLATIQDRGYMIVGTSADYPPFEFINETTHEISGFDVEVANAIGEELGVEVQWQDMDFDALIAACKGGQIDMIAAGMSLKPDRMDQLDYTISVFTSERVVVVSASSSVEVLDSLADMGTLDLQIGVQSGTVQADQIQDLVDAGDVDPAKVSEYPKVDLMVLDLDAGRLDAVYIEKGPADAFGKQYPLRYVYSEKAFPEAFWVRKNEPEFRDAVNKAIWKLLTEEIIDDLIVKWFG from the coding sequence ATGGAAACCAAAGTTGTTTATGCTGTCATCGGTATAATCATGCTATGTGTAGGATTTGCAGGAGGCTATTTGACTACCCGATTTTTGCTCCCCCCAACCGGAGGAACTCTGCTTGCTACTATCCAAGACAGAGGCTACATGATAGTTGGAACGAGTGCAGATTATCCCCCATTTGAGTTCATCAACGAAACAACACATGAAATAAGCGGGTTTGATGTTGAAGTTGCGAACGCCATAGGAGAAGAGTTAGGAGTTGAGGTTCAATGGCAAGATATGGATTTTGACGCGCTTATCGCAGCATGCAAAGGCGGGCAGATCGATATGATTGCTGCAGGTATGTCCTTGAAACCAGACAGAATGGATCAGTTAGACTACACAATATCGGTTTTCACTTCTGAAAGGGTAGTTGTCGTCAGCGCAAGTTCTTCAGTTGAAGTCTTAGACAGTCTCGCGGATATGGGAACGCTAGATCTACAAATTGGAGTTCAATCTGGAACAGTTCAGGCTGATCAAATTCAAGACTTAGTTGATGCAGGAGACGTTGATCCAGCGAAAGTGAGTGAATATCCTAAGGTGGACTTGATGGTCTTAGATTTGGATGCCGGTAGGCTCGATGCAGTTTACATTGAGAAAGGACCTGCAGATGCGTTTGGTAAGCAATACCCACTTAGATACGTGTATTCAGAAAAAGCATTTCCAGAAGCTTTTTGGGTTCGTAAGAATGAACCAGAGTTCAGAGACGCTGTCAACAAGGCAATATGGAAACTATTGACTGAAGAAATAATCGATGATTTGATAGTGAAATGGTTTGGCTAG
- a CDS encoding amino acid ABC transporter permease, with product MFMAMENLFSNLFYILEGLPVTLELTAYGLALGFILGFPLATLRVYGGKEAKSFVAMYERTLRSIPLLIIIFILYFGFSQEIIRIPAFLAVSLSLGIRSSAYQSQIFRGAIESIGRGQMDAALSIGLTRIQAIRHVILPQVLRLALPSWSNEAAIVIKDTSFAFIFGIAEVMRRANYIRAVTYDPLTPFLIVAAIYFIIVFPLTKIIGTWGKRKTEVMVGRKS from the coding sequence ATGTTCATGGCTATGGAAAATCTGTTTAGTAACTTGTTCTATATTCTGGAAGGATTACCGGTAACTCTTGAGTTAACAGCTTACGGACTAGCTTTAGGGTTTATACTTGGGTTCCCACTTGCTACACTAAGAGTCTACGGCGGAAAAGAAGCTAAATCATTTGTAGCTATGTATGAAAGAACGCTTCGAAGCATCCCACTTCTAATAATCATATTTATCTTATATTTCGGATTCTCTCAGGAAATAATACGCATTCCCGCTTTTCTGGCTGTATCCTTATCCCTAGGAATTCGCAGCTCTGCTTATCAATCTCAAATCTTCCGCGGTGCTATTGAGTCGATTGGTCGAGGACAAATGGACGCTGCTCTCTCAATAGGACTGACCCGTATCCAAGCTATAAGACACGTGATACTTCCTCAAGTATTAAGACTAGCATTACCCAGCTGGTCTAACGAAGCAGCAATAGTGATTAAAGACACCTCTTTTGCTTTCATTTTTGGAATTGCTGAAGTAATGAGACGAGCAAACTACATAAGAGCTGTTACATACGACCCTCTTACACCCTTTCTCATAGTGGCAGCAATATATTTCATTATAGTATTTCCCTTAACCAAAATCATTGGAACTTGGGGGAAACGCAAGACAGAGGTCATGGTTGGACGAAAATCTTGA
- a CDS encoding amino acid ABC transporter ATP-binding protein, producing MLRVENLWKSYGTLQVLKGISFEVKEGNTMVIFGPSGSGKSTLLRCINMLNPPDKGHVFLRDVDLTKVKKHINYYRSKIGIIFQHFNLFNHLTALDNVSLGLKAVKKMSKAETEKRALEALTKVKMEKWVASYPSQLSGGQKQRVGIARAIALEPTIILFDEPTSALDPELIGEVLQVMLNLAKEKTTMICVTHELGFARAVASEMIFIDEGKIVEKGTPKHFFTKPSKERTRKFLNKISELYGHQQTEKS from the coding sequence ATCTTAAGAGTCGAAAACCTATGGAAATCCTATGGAACCCTGCAGGTGCTTAAAGGGATATCCTTTGAAGTTAAAGAAGGCAATACCATGGTAATATTTGGCCCAAGTGGTTCTGGAAAAAGCACATTGTTGCGATGCATAAATATGCTGAACCCACCCGACAAGGGCCATGTTTTTCTTCGAGATGTAGATTTAACAAAGGTGAAAAAGCACATAAACTACTACCGTTCAAAAATTGGGATAATTTTTCAACACTTTAACCTATTTAATCACCTTACAGCTCTCGATAACGTAAGCTTAGGATTGAAAGCTGTAAAAAAGATGTCAAAAGCAGAAACTGAAAAGAGAGCTCTAGAGGCTCTCACAAAAGTGAAGATGGAAAAATGGGTAGCCTCCTATCCAAGTCAATTATCGGGAGGGCAGAAGCAAAGAGTTGGAATTGCAAGAGCTATTGCATTAGAACCAACAATAATCCTTTTCGATGAACCAACTTCTGCTTTAGACCCGGAACTAATAGGCGAAGTACTTCAAGTGATGCTTAATCTTGCTAAAGAGAAAACGACCATGATTTGTGTAACGCATGAATTAGGCTTTGCTCGAGCTGTTGCCTCGGAGATGATATTCATTGATGAAGGAAAAATTGTAGAGAAGGGTACGCCCAAGCACTTTTTCACCAAACCATCGAAGGAAAGAACAAGAAAATTTCTTAACAAAATATCCGAGCTGTATGGACATCAGCAAACGGAAAAGAGCTGA
- a CDS encoding amino acid ABC transporter permease: MWEYIDKMLIGLLVTLRLSFSALAFGLVLGIILALSRVYGKRSISFIASAYIELFRDTPLTVQLFIIYFGLPRFGVLFSGITAVTLALGLNSAAYQAEYLRGAIESIRRGQMDAALSIGLTRIQAIRHVILPQALRLALPSWSNEAAYLPKYSSVAFLVAVPELMSNAKIIATDTFRPMEVYLLTALIYLACITAISKSLDIVHEKYKLTID, encoded by the coding sequence ATGTGGGAATACATTGACAAAATGCTTATTGGTCTACTTGTCACTCTCCGATTAAGTTTTTCAGCATTAGCCTTTGGACTAGTTCTAGGAATAATACTTGCACTTTCAAGAGTATACGGAAAAAGGTCAATATCTTTCATTGCAAGTGCTTACATAGAACTTTTTAGAGACACGCCTCTAACAGTCCAGCTTTTCATTATATATTTTGGCCTACCAAGATTCGGCGTTCTTTTTTCAGGAATTACCGCAGTAACTCTTGCTCTAGGGCTTAACAGCGCTGCTTATCAAGCTGAGTACCTACGCGGTGCTATTGAGTCGATTCGTCGAGGACAAATGGACGCTGCTCTCTCAATAGGACTGACACGTATCCAAGCTATAAGACACGTGATACTTCCTCAGGCATTAAGACTAGCATTACCCAGCTGGTCTAACGAAGCAGCTTATCTACCTAAATACAGTTCCGTTGCCTTTCTTGTTGCAGTACCGGAACTGATGTCTAATGCAAAAATAATAGCTACTGATACATTTAGACCCATGGAAGTATACTTGCTGACCGCCCTAATTTACCTGGCATGTATCACAGCAATATCTAAATCGCTTGATATAGTACATGAAAAATACAAGCTTACCATTGATTGA
- a CDS encoding NAD/NADP octopine/nopaline dehydrogenase family protein, translating into MVSHVAVLGCGNGGLATSAHLAMKGFTIALFEHPRFAKNIVHIKEKRGIEVTGTIEGMAEINLVTTEISQAIEKAEVIIVVVPAFAQSAFFELMLPHLKKGQTIILNPGNHGALELYRRLIQQRIQGKVLVAETASLIYACIRDKVASVRIDAIKKVMPISAIPSIRNSELIDLVKELYSQFILAKNVLETSFSNFNFILHPTTTILNSGWIESTNGNFDFYRLGMSKSVCRILEKLDAERKKVGRVLKLDLISTAELFDFFYGIKGKDIFSLVQKSPIHGGYGPSAPNNLFHRYVTEDVPFGLVPLSSFGKLTGVPTKLTNAVIRIACSLNNTDYNAVGRTAEKLGLANFSLEKISKYVTEGAKIPFFK; encoded by the coding sequence ATGGTATCGCATGTTGCGGTTTTGGGATGTGGAAATGGCGGTTTAGCTACTAGTGCTCATCTCGCAATGAAAGGATTTACTATTGCCCTTTTTGAACATCCAAGATTCGCAAAAAACATTGTACATATAAAGGAAAAGCGTGGAATAGAAGTCACTGGCACTATTGAAGGCATGGCAGAAATCAATTTAGTAACAACTGAAATTTCACAAGCTATAGAAAAAGCGGAAGTAATAATTGTTGTTGTGCCTGCTTTTGCACAGTCAGCCTTTTTTGAGCTAATGTTGCCACACTTGAAAAAAGGACAAACCATTATTCTAAATCCGGGAAATCATGGCGCTTTAGAGTTGTATCGCCGCCTCATTCAACAGCGAATACAAGGAAAAGTCTTGGTAGCTGAGACTGCTTCCTTAATCTATGCTTGTATCCGAGATAAAGTTGCCAGTGTAAGAATCGATGCAATAAAAAAGGTAATGCCAATATCAGCCATTCCATCAATTAGAAATAGCGAGTTAATCGACTTAGTGAAGGAACTTTACAGTCAATTCATACTCGCCAAAAACGTCTTAGAAACAAGCTTTTCCAACTTTAACTTCATCTTACACCCAACAACCACAATACTCAATAGTGGCTGGATTGAATCAACTAATGGAAACTTCGATTTTTACCGTCTTGGAATGAGCAAATCTGTTTGCCGGATTCTAGAAAAGCTGGATGCAGAACGAAAAAAAGTCGGTAGGGTGTTAAAACTTGATCTAATCTCTACGGCCGAGCTTTTCGATTTCTTCTATGGAATTAAGGGCAAAGATATTTTCTCTCTTGTGCAGAAGAGTCCAATTCACGGTGGATACGGTCCGTCAGCCCCGAATAATCTGTTTCACAGGTATGTCACAGAAGATGTCCCATTTGGACTAGTGCCCTTATCATCTTTCGGCAAACTCACCGGAGTACCAACAAAGTTAACCAACGCTGTAATACGTATTGCCTGCTCGCTTAATAACACCGATTATAATGCAGTTGGGCGAACAGCAGAAAAACTTGGACTTGCGAACTTTTCCTTAGAAAAGATCTCTAAATATGTCACAGAAGGAGCAAAGATACCTTTTTTTAAGTAA
- a CDS encoding ornithine cyclodeaminase family protein, with the protein MGKKLETLLITQKEVDLILNMENVVKIVENTYREYGLGKVKNPAKLRLDLGRTQKWPDYNAFVNAMPAYIGSADLAGIKWAGEFRKFRKAGADQGSDIIILLDPRIGVFKAILDGTKITNFRTGAEAVIGMKYLTKKHSKTATIIGAGVQGRTVLLAMKGIISVSEVRIFDINLRASEKYVEEMKSKVPYKLNRTSTLQEAITGADIVVTATTSKTPFITKDVVEQGQLFVTLGFREIHEDVPRISDKIIVDNLQQNIEHSNLQLALEKGKITKKDIYAEIGEIVTGKKKGRETNDEIIIFSPIGMGCLDVAVAAHIYDKAIRKGLGTWFSFVEYQASDFISD; encoded by the coding sequence ATGGGAAAAAAGCTTGAAACGCTGTTGATAACTCAAAAAGAGGTAGATTTAATTCTGAACATGGAAAATGTAGTTAAAATTGTAGAGAATACTTACAGAGAATATGGTCTTGGAAAAGTGAAAAATCCTGCGAAACTGAGGCTAGATTTAGGAAGGACCCAAAAATGGCCTGATTATAACGCTTTTGTAAATGCAATGCCTGCGTATATTGGTTCCGCCGATCTCGCTGGGATAAAGTGGGCTGGTGAATTCCGAAAATTCAGAAAAGCAGGAGCTGATCAAGGCTCTGACATTATCATTCTTTTGGACCCACGAATAGGAGTATTCAAAGCGATTCTTGACGGGACGAAAATCACAAATTTCAGGACAGGCGCCGAGGCGGTGATTGGGATGAAATACTTAACGAAAAAGCATTCCAAGACCGCAACTATAATAGGCGCCGGAGTTCAAGGTCGAACTGTTCTCCTAGCTATGAAAGGAATAATATCAGTTTCAGAAGTTCGTATCTTTGATATCAACCTTAGGGCAAGCGAAAAATATGTAGAGGAAATGAAAAGTAAAGTTCCCTACAAGCTTAATCGGACTTCAACATTGCAAGAAGCAATTACAGGCGCAGACATAGTAGTTACAGCAACAACTTCTAAAACTCCATTCATTACGAAAGATGTTGTAGAACAAGGTCAATTATTTGTTACGCTAGGATTCCGAGAGATACATGAAGACGTTCCAAGAATATCCGATAAAATTATAGTGGACAATTTACAGCAAAACATCGAACACAGCAATCTTCAATTAGCGCTGGAAAAAGGAAAAATCACAAAGAAAGATATTTACGCAGAAATCGGTGAGATTGTGACAGGAAAGAAGAAAGGTAGAGAAACTAACGACGAGATAATAATTTTCAGTCCAATAGGAATGGGATGTCTAGACGTAGCAGTTGCAGCGCACATATATGACAAAGCCATTAGAAAAGGATTAGGGACATGGTTTAGTTTTGTAGAGTATCAAGCAAGCGATTTCATTTCAGACTGA
- a CDS encoding AAA family ATPase encodes MKQIAEPRSIVHAEIFNDRVPTGVKGLDELIEGGLPRGSLTILAGSPGSGKTIASAQFLHHGATECGENGVYVSFSERKDVFIKNMEKFGLDFAEFERRGVFKFLDFATTRETGISSTLHALLKEAFSIKAKRLVVDSFSAMALAFEKKIDARVVLHTFEKLMRQAACTTLLLVEVPTGSLNLGLGFEEFVADGLILFETIEDETGIKKRAIIRKMRGTNHNHNYRNIIISDKGISLTPYIT; translated from the coding sequence ATGAAACAAATAGCTGAGCCTAGAAGTATTGTTCACGCAGAGATTTTTAACGATAGGGTTCCTACAGGTGTTAAGGGGTTAGACGAATTAATCGAAGGAGGATTACCTAGAGGCAGCTTGACTATTCTAGCCGGATCGCCTGGCTCAGGCAAAACTATTGCTTCTGCTCAGTTTCTCCACCATGGCGCAACAGAATGTGGTGAAAACGGCGTCTATGTCTCCTTTTCGGAGCGTAAAGATGTTTTCATTAAGAACATGGAAAAGTTTGGCTTGGATTTTGCTGAATTTGAAAGGAGAGGTGTGTTTAAGTTCTTGGACTTTGCGACAACAAGAGAAACTGGAATATCTTCAACGCTTCATGCACTGCTCAAAGAAGCCTTCTCAATCAAAGCTAAACGATTGGTTGTGGATTCGTTTTCTGCGATGGCCTTAGCCTTTGAGAAGAAGATAGATGCTAGAGTTGTTCTTCACACATTCGAGAAATTAATGCGTCAAGCCGCCTGTACTACACTACTGCTGGTGGAGGTTCCTACAGGGAGTCTCAACTTGGGCCTCGGATTTGAAGAGTTCGTTGCTGATGGTTTGATTTTGTTCGAAACTATAGAAGACGAAACTGGAATCAAAAAAAGGGCAATAATACGCAAGATGAGGGGAACAAATCACAACCACAACTACAGAAATATCATAATTTCAGACAAAGGAATCTCACTAACGCCCTATATAACTTAG
- a CDS encoding pyridoxamine 5'-phosphate oxidase family protein → MTIVKLPKMEKHEINQLIREQMLCRIAFKGDEYPYMAPFQYVLMNGSIYFHFTDYGKKMKLLERDKRVCVEIEKYRQDLSEYSFVVLRGTLKVVTNPHQRAKIIRRMAEEGEQKLSPNFLAAHGFKKEEGWSSFTPEKPLVIVKLEKATQEIGFKSP, encoded by the coding sequence TTGACGATAGTTAAATTGCCAAAGATGGAAAAACATGAAATAAATCAACTTATTCGAGAACAAATGCTTTGTCGGATTGCTTTCAAAGGAGATGAGTATCCGTATATGGCTCCGTTTCAGTACGTTTTGATGAATGGATCCATCTATTTTCACTTTACAGATTATGGTAAGAAGATGAAGCTGCTTGAGAGAGATAAGCGTGTTTGTGTTGAGATAGAAAAGTATAGGCAAGATCTTAGCGAATATAGCTTTGTTGTCTTAAGAGGGACCTTAAAGGTTGTCACCAACCCTCATCAGAGAGCTAAAATCATAAGAAGAATGGCTGAAGAAGGGGAACAAAAACTTTCACCAAACTTCCTCGCTGCTCACGGTTTCAAAAAAGAGGAAGGGTGGTCTTCATTTACCCCCGAAAAACCTTTGGTTATAGTTAAACTCGAGAAGGCAACTCAAGAAATAGGCTTTAAATCTCCTTGA
- a CDS encoding pyrimidine dimer DNA glycosylase/endonuclease V — protein MVDPRIMCRQHLLGEHAEIHMFIGTISHGNSVKGYLEKGLLEVHSLFNRHNELAKEMKRRNYGHYSAISKKWKQTKMIGSIDREKNLKQLINRCSRCREGYERISTKGK, from the coding sequence ATGGTTGATCCCAGAATCATGTGTAGACAGCATTTGCTGGGGGAACACGCAGAAATTCACATGTTTATCGGAACTATCAGTCATGGGAATTCTGTTAAAGGCTATTTAGAGAAGGGTCTACTTGAAGTTCATAGTCTGTTTAACCGTCACAATGAGCTAGCCAAGGAGATGAAACGCAGGAATTACGGACATTACTCTGCAATAAGTAAGAAATGGAAGCAAACCAAGATGATAGGTTCTATAGACAGAGAGAAGAATCTTAAGCAACTTATCAATCGCTGCTCGAGATGTAGAGAAGGATATGAACGCATTTCTACTAAGGGTAAATAA
- a CDS encoding DUF401 family protein encodes MVLLDPLVALVVSFILLAAMLYKRVSIGVTLVSSAIIMSFLSMGLIGVFKVLIETTFNLLTISLVAVTFGIMVLSLLYKETQTLESLSKSFSGLLRNPKLIISALPAIIGLLPVPGGALMSAPLVETEAEKLGLKEDKKTYVNVWFRHIIFPVYPMSQVLILTATLTEVSITSIVLSQIPVVVAMTVVGYFVVLKKVTVADTVVQKTKFQENLRIFLISFSPILVMILTVVIFGVNVSIAAFVGIILLLLITRPNRQILIKTISNVAVYKIALAAYGAMLLRSATMASGVSEVLGQTIATSNVSEVALLATLPAVLGFLVGSPYGGIAISHPIMAGTLNFTPSSASLLYISAYFGYLAAPTHLCLALTADYFKCPLNKIYKYLAPSLAISFAVALLVYHIL; translated from the coding sequence TTGGTCTTGCTTGACCCTTTAGTAGCACTTGTAGTTTCATTCATCCTTCTAGCAGCCATGTTATACAAACGTGTGAGTATAGGCGTAACGTTAGTTTCCAGCGCAATAATTATGAGCTTCCTTTCAATGGGTTTAATAGGTGTTTTCAAGGTCTTAATTGAAACTACTTTTAACCTACTTACAATATCACTTGTGGCAGTGACTTTCGGAATAATGGTGCTAAGCCTTCTTTACAAAGAAACACAAACCTTAGAATCTCTCAGCAAAAGCTTTAGCGGCCTCCTCAGAAATCCTAAGCTCATCATCAGCGCACTTCCAGCCATAATAGGACTGCTTCCAGTACCTGGAGGAGCCTTGATGTCTGCACCGCTTGTTGAGACAGAAGCTGAGAAGCTTGGATTGAAGGAAGATAAGAAAACCTATGTGAACGTTTGGTTTAGGCACATAATCTTTCCAGTGTATCCCATGAGCCAAGTTCTAATACTTACAGCAACGCTTACAGAAGTATCGATAACCTCGATAGTTTTAAGTCAAATTCCCGTTGTTGTCGCCATGACAGTTGTAGGATATTTCGTGGTCCTTAAGAAGGTCACTGTTGCTGACACTGTTGTTCAAAAGACGAAGTTTCAAGAAAATCTTAGGATTTTCCTTATATCGTTTTCGCCCATTTTAGTAATGATTCTGACTGTTGTGATTTTTGGAGTCAACGTTTCCATAGCGGCGTTTGTCGGAATAATATTGTTGCTTTTAATCACAAGACCTAATCGACAAATTCTTATTAAAACAATTTCAAACGTCGCAGTCTACAAGATAGCTTTGGCTGCATACGGTGCTATGCTGTTGCGAAGCGCCACAATGGCTTCTGGAGTTTCAGAAGTTCTTGGTCAAACAATAGCAACATCGAACGTGAGCGAGGTCGCATTATTGGCAACGCTTCCAGCAGTTTTAGGGTTCCTCGTCGGTTCACCTTATGGAGGCATAGCTATAAGCCATCCAATCATGGCTGGAACATTGAATTTCACTCCGAGCAGTGCAAGTCTGCTTTACATTTCTGCCTATTTCGGATATTTAGCCGCTCCAACTCATCTCTGCTTAGCTCTGACTGCTGATTACTTCAAGTGTCCATTAAACAAGATTTACAAGTATTTGGCACCATCACTGGCGATATCTTTTGCGGTAGCCCTACTGGTCTACCATATATTGTAG
- a CDS encoding DNA topoisomerase I — MKHLIHNGALIPKRPEWRKLHISVQGKRIDLTPEQEEMAVAWVTKLGTAYVEDPVFIENFFLDFRKALGTKKKVPPEDFNFSPVIKQVEREKAYKLSLTKEEKKKLAAERKAIREKNKEKHGVAIVDGIKVEVGNYTVEPSSIFMGRGDHPLRGRWKRGAGKSDIILNLSPDAPRPPGNWKEILWQQNSMWIAKWDDKLRGKEKYIWLADSSPIKQQKDIEKFNKAIELGRKIEEVRKHILSNLDADEVTIRKIATVCYLVDALKLRVGDEKDTDEADTVGATTLRSDHITFGKNGVVIFDFLGKDAVRWQKRIRPPKQVVDNIKEFMKSAMSSIFEGVGSKNVSLFLDEVAPGVSAKVFRTYHASRVVADFLNSSDISKPDPEYEKKHVATMANLEAAIICNHKRKPRKNWEESLVKKMERLKKLRARNTPSAKKRAKILQSKINAFRETRDYNLGTSLKSYIDPRIYYKWGQKVDFDWKLYYPKALQKKFSWVERETV, encoded by the coding sequence ATGAAACATCTGATTCACAACGGTGCCCTCATTCCCAAAAGACCCGAATGGAGAAAACTCCACATAAGCGTGCAAGGCAAACGCATAGACTTGACGCCAGAACAAGAAGAAATGGCTGTTGCATGGGTTACGAAACTTGGTACAGCATACGTCGAAGATCCCGTTTTCATCGAAAACTTCTTCCTAGACTTCCGCAAAGCATTAGGTACAAAAAAGAAGGTTCCACCAGAAGACTTTAACTTTTCACCTGTAATAAAGCAGGTTGAAAGAGAGAAAGCCTACAAACTGAGCCTTACAAAAGAGGAAAAGAAAAAGTTAGCTGCTGAACGCAAGGCAATTAGAGAGAAAAACAAAGAGAAACACGGCGTTGCCATAGTGGATGGGATTAAAGTAGAAGTTGGTAACTACACCGTTGAACCCTCCAGCATTTTCATGGGGCGAGGAGATCATCCGTTACGGGGACGTTGGAAACGTGGCGCAGGCAAGAGCGACATAATCCTCAATCTTTCTCCTGATGCGCCAAGGCCGCCGGGTAACTGGAAAGAGATTTTATGGCAGCAAAATAGTATGTGGATAGCCAAGTGGGATGACAAACTTCGAGGCAAAGAGAAATACATTTGGCTAGCAGATTCTTCTCCTATAAAGCAACAGAAAGACATCGAAAAGTTCAACAAAGCTATTGAGCTTGGCAGAAAGATAGAAGAAGTCAGGAAACACATATTGTCCAATCTAGATGCGGATGAGGTTACAATACGTAAGATAGCCACGGTCTGCTATTTGGTAGATGCTTTGAAACTGCGTGTGGGAGACGAGAAGGACACAGATGAAGCGGACACGGTGGGCGCGACAACACTTAGATCTGACCACATAACTTTTGGAAAAAACGGCGTGGTGATTTTTGATTTCTTAGGTAAAGATGCTGTCAGGTGGCAAAAACGAATAAGACCGCCCAAACAGGTTGTTGACAACATTAAAGAGTTTATGAAATCAGCTATGTCATCAATTTTTGAAGGAGTAGGATCGAAGAACGTCTCACTTTTTCTCGACGAGGTTGCGCCTGGCGTTTCGGCTAAGGTCTTCAGAACCTATCATGCCTCTAGAGTAGTGGCTGATTTTCTTAACAGCTCTGACATTTCCAAGCCTGACCCAGAATATGAAAAGAAACATGTTGCCACTATGGCCAATTTGGAAGCCGCTATCATTTGTAATCATAAGAGAAAACCTCGGAAGAATTGGGAGGAGTCTTTGGTGAAGAAGATGGAAAGGTTGAAGAAGCTGAGAGCCAGAAATACTCCTAGTGCAAAGAAGCGAGCTAAGATTCTTCAATCTAAGATTAATGCTTTCCGTGAAACTAGGGATTACAATCTTGGAACTTCTTTGAAAAGTTACATTGATCCTCGCATCTATTACAAGTGGGGGCAGAAAGTGGATTTTGACTGGAAGCTTTATTACCCTAAGGCGTTGCAGAAGAAGTTTTCTTGGGTGGAGCGCGAAACTGTTTAA